The following are from one region of the Actinoplanes sp. L3-i22 genome:
- a CDS encoding DivIVA domain-containing protein, whose translation MPLTPADVHNISFQRATLGRRGYDTDEVDALREEIGLEMARLLAEQDALTDQLRRGGPGPATGPTEDELAEVSDALGRELRARDESARIADGLQRRLHEVRNAAPVPAPPALDERVLAMAQRTAEQHVQDAFQESEQVLGEARQESEQLVEQARLTARDIEQDALRRDGEAAAALTERRSALQHEVAELTELAENYRADLADDVRHHGAI comes from the coding sequence ATGCCGCTAACGCCGGCCGACGTTCACAACATCAGCTTCCAGCGGGCCACCCTGGGCCGCCGGGGGTACGACACCGACGAGGTCGACGCGCTCCGGGAGGAGATCGGCCTGGAGATGGCCCGGCTCCTGGCCGAGCAGGACGCCCTGACCGACCAGCTCCGCCGCGGCGGCCCCGGTCCCGCCACCGGCCCCACCGAGGACGAGCTGGCCGAGGTCAGTGACGCGCTGGGCCGGGAGCTGCGGGCCCGCGACGAGTCGGCGCGGATCGCCGACGGTCTGCAGCGCCGGCTGCACGAGGTCCGCAACGCCGCTCCGGTCCCGGCGCCGCCGGCGCTCGACGAGCGGGTGCTGGCGATGGCCCAGCGCACCGCCGAGCAGCACGTGCAGGACGCGTTCCAGGAGTCGGAGCAGGTGCTCGGCGAGGCCCGGCAGGAGTCCGAGCAGCTGGTCGAGCAGGCCCGGTTGACCGCCCGCGACATCGAGCAGGACGCGCTGCGCCGCGACGGCGAGGCGGCCGCCGCGCTGACCGAGCGCCGGTCCGCGCTGCAGCACGAGGTCGCCGAGCTGACCGAGCTCGCCGAGAACTACCGGGCCGACCTGGCCGACGACGTCCGGCACCACGGCGCGATCTGA
- a CDS encoding TetR/AcrR family transcriptional regulator — MPTSSGRVNRGPAAASENRQAILDSARRLFTERGYHVPLSAIAKDAGVGQGVLYRHFPTRLDLAFTVFEENFTQLEAIAAEPGPDAFGHLWERMVELTVESAAFVEMAVDARRAMPEYTGGERLRVLIGDTLPRARAAGLIDPVVTVADVLLAHRMVYGVIATVIDPAEAAPAARRAVDLLRWAARDQKT; from the coding sequence ATGCCCACCAGCAGCGGTCGCGTCAACCGTGGTCCGGCCGCGGCCTCGGAGAATCGGCAGGCGATCCTCGACTCGGCCCGCCGGCTGTTCACCGAGCGGGGCTATCACGTGCCGCTGAGCGCGATCGCCAAGGACGCCGGGGTCGGCCAGGGCGTGCTCTACCGGCACTTCCCGACCCGGCTCGACCTGGCGTTCACGGTCTTCGAGGAGAACTTCACCCAGCTCGAGGCGATCGCCGCGGAGCCCGGCCCGGACGCGTTCGGTCACCTCTGGGAGCGGATGGTCGAGCTGACCGTGGAGTCCGCCGCGTTCGTCGAGATGGCGGTCGACGCCCGCCGGGCCATGCCGGAGTACACCGGCGGCGAGCGCCTGCGGGTGCTGATCGGCGACACGCTGCCGCGGGCCCGGGCGGCCGGGCTGATCGATCCGGTCGTCACGGTCGCCGACGTGCTGCTGGCGCACCGGATGGTCTACGGCGTCATCGCGACCGTGATCGATCCGGCCGAGGCCGCGCCGGCCGCCCGTCGCGCGGTGGACCTCCTGCGCTGGGCGGCCAGAGATCAAAAGACGTAA
- a CDS encoding ankyrin repeat domain-containing protein — protein sequence MNQRRRKRLQARLLAAAGWGSAREVAALLRAGADPNLPAPGGSTPLYRASVQNRPEIVRLLAAAGADPDRESGTGDEGLPLTAAACWGHEAAVRELLAAGADPHRREDGGSGRTAIEWAEAGGHLRTVEILTAGV from the coding sequence ATGAACCAGCGCCGACGCAAGAGACTGCAAGCCCGTCTGCTGGCCGCCGCCGGCTGGGGCAGCGCCCGGGAGGTCGCCGCGCTGCTGCGGGCCGGCGCCGACCCGAACCTGCCGGCCCCGGGCGGCAGCACCCCGCTGTACCGCGCGAGCGTGCAGAACCGTCCGGAGATCGTCCGGCTGCTCGCCGCGGCCGGCGCTGACCCGGACCGGGAGAGCGGCACGGGCGACGAGGGACTGCCGCTGACCGCCGCCGCCTGCTGGGGGCACGAGGCCGCGGTGCGCGAGCTGCTGGCCGCCGGCGCCGACCCGCACCGGCGCGAGGACGGCGGGAGCGGGCGCACCGCGATCGAGTGGGCCGAGGCCGGCGGGCACCTCCGGACCGTCGAAATCCTGACCGCGGGGGTGTGA
- a CDS encoding TIM-barrel domain-containing protein, with protein MGVFLLRDLVRRRVAAAAALTLVTGGLALTPSSPAQAHTKNPRSVVSGNARFQVLSPTLIRTEYSATGHFTDAGTFNVIGRDDFAPARFTQKVAHGWLTIETGAATLRYRVGSGPFGKDNLTVRLETARQTVTAAPWSGTGAPDCEPGALCEAEALALTGLSTATDHRDYTGQGFVAGFEGTGTALTFAVTPASAGAQQLSVRYANSTGGDGQNVTRTLTVTVDGVAAGTLSLPPTGGWDTWALASVPLSLTTGRHQIALVRTATDTGNVNVDSLAVLAPGAGYPGPVTPAPRPCAFGTVCEADTGARAGGARLADDHNGYSGEGFLAGLERTGAGVALTVTGVPAAGTYQVQVRYANGQAGSQPVQSRTMAVTANGDPAVTATLPPTSGWDYWRTQSVLIGLQAGTNTVSLGCPTDQSCNVNVDTVAVTGRTAPLLAAHAPLGGYRRGLDNVNGGARTYAGLLYQDGWSLVDDSGTGQDGYVFAYGPDYRRALRELSTLTGPTKLLPNWAYGVWYSEYYDRTAADLESLVARFKSEGVPLDSLVVDTDFKAPDRWNGWSIDPTRFPDWTAFATFLREQGVHTGLNIHPSILGSDPRFAQAQQIAKGKLQRTGCNGGADCYVFDFDDADQLQAYFWLHDQMGATGVDFWWLDWCCDASRGVDARINQAYADKTGFAFSRAYGSLQAGGYGNPGPVPSGPWADKRTTLHFTGDTISNWETLRFEVGYTPGESAATGLAAVSHDIGGHTGGLQEPGSEPGSTKLPDDLYARWVQMGTFQPIDRLHSNHSDRLPWQYGPAANASAKKFLNLRKKLQPYTYAAAKEATRTGMPIVRAMYLAYPGEQEAYATSGSQYLYGPDLLVAPVTTPGSTATTTVWFPPGDSWTDYFTGRRYAGGTSAAITTTLDTMPVFVRSGAKKP; from the coding sequence ATGGGGGTTTTCCTGTTGCGCGATCTTGTCCGTAGGAGGGTCGCCGCGGCGGCCGCCCTGACCCTGGTGACGGGCGGCCTCGCGCTGACCCCGTCCTCGCCCGCTCAGGCCCACACCAAAAATCCCCGGAGCGTCGTCTCCGGCAACGCCCGCTTCCAGGTCCTCTCGCCGACCCTGATCCGCACCGAGTACTCGGCGACCGGCCACTTCACCGACGCCGGCACCTTCAACGTGATCGGCCGCGACGACTTCGCGCCGGCCCGCTTCACGCAGAAGGTCGCGCACGGCTGGCTGACCATCGAGACGGGCGCTGCCACCTTGCGCTACCGGGTCGGTTCCGGTCCGTTCGGCAAAGACAATTTGACGGTACGACTCGAAACCGCCCGGCAAACCGTGACCGCCGCCCCCTGGTCGGGCACCGGCGCGCCGGACTGCGAGCCCGGCGCCCTCTGCGAGGCCGAGGCCCTGGCCCTGACCGGCCTGAGCACGGCCACCGACCACCGTGACTACACCGGCCAGGGCTTCGTCGCCGGTTTCGAGGGCACCGGCACCGCGCTCACCTTCGCCGTCACCCCGGCGAGCGCCGGCGCCCAGCAGCTCAGCGTCCGCTACGCGAACAGCACCGGCGGCGACGGCCAGAACGTGACCCGCACGCTGACCGTCACGGTCGACGGCGTCGCGGCCGGCACGCTGAGTCTGCCCCCGACCGGCGGCTGGGACACCTGGGCACTGGCGTCCGTGCCACTGAGCCTGACCACCGGCCGGCACCAGATCGCCCTGGTCCGGACGGCGACCGACACCGGCAACGTCAACGTGGACAGCCTGGCCGTGCTCGCGCCGGGCGCCGGGTATCCCGGCCCGGTGACGCCGGCTCCGCGGCCGTGCGCGTTCGGCACGGTGTGCGAGGCGGACACCGGCGCCCGGGCCGGCGGCGCCAGGCTGGCCGACGACCACAACGGCTACTCCGGCGAGGGCTTCCTGGCCGGGCTCGAACGCACCGGCGCGGGGGTGGCGCTGACCGTGACCGGGGTGCCGGCCGCGGGCACGTACCAGGTGCAGGTGCGGTACGCGAACGGCCAGGCCGGCAGTCAGCCGGTGCAGAGCCGGACGATGGCGGTGACGGCGAACGGGGATCCGGCGGTCACGGCCACCCTGCCGCCGACGAGCGGATGGGACTACTGGCGTACGCAATCGGTGTTGATCGGTTTGCAAGCCGGGACCAACACGGTGAGCCTCGGCTGCCCGACCGACCAGAGTTGCAACGTCAACGTGGACACCGTCGCGGTCACCGGGCGGACGGCACCGCTGCTGGCCGCGCACGCGCCGCTCGGCGGGTACCGGCGCGGGCTGGACAACGTGAACGGCGGCGCGCGGACCTACGCGGGGCTGCTGTACCAGGACGGCTGGTCCCTGGTCGACGATTCGGGCACCGGGCAGGACGGCTACGTCTTCGCCTACGGTCCGGATTACCGCCGCGCGCTGCGTGAGCTGTCCACCCTGACCGGCCCGACGAAGTTGCTGCCGAACTGGGCCTACGGCGTGTGGTACTCGGAGTATTACGACCGTACCGCCGCCGATCTTGAATCTCTGGTGGCGCGCTTCAAGAGCGAAGGCGTGCCCCTGGACTCGCTGGTCGTGGACACCGACTTCAAGGCGCCGGACCGGTGGAACGGCTGGTCGATCGATCCCACCCGGTTCCCGGACTGGACCGCGTTCGCGACGTTCCTGCGCGAACAGGGCGTGCACACCGGCCTGAACATCCACCCGAGCATCCTGGGCTCGGATCCGAGGTTCGCGCAGGCGCAGCAGATCGCGAAGGGCAAGCTGCAGCGGACCGGCTGCAACGGGGGAGCGGACTGCTACGTCTTCGACTTCGACGACGCCGACCAGCTCCAGGCGTACTTCTGGCTGCACGACCAGATGGGCGCGACCGGCGTCGACTTCTGGTGGCTGGACTGGTGCTGCGACGCGTCCCGTGGGGTGGACGCCCGGATCAACCAGGCGTACGCCGACAAGACCGGGTTCGCGTTCTCCCGGGCCTACGGCTCGCTGCAGGCCGGCGGTTACGGCAACCCGGGGCCGGTGCCGTCCGGTCCCTGGGCGGACAAGCGGACCACGCTGCACTTCACCGGGGACACCATCTCGAACTGGGAGACCCTGCGGTTCGAGGTCGGCTACACCCCGGGTGAGTCGGCGGCGACCGGGCTGGCCGCGGTCAGCCACGACATCGGCGGGCACACCGGCGGGCTGCAGGAACCGGGCAGCGAGCCGGGCAGCACGAAACTGCCCGACGACCTGTACGCGCGCTGGGTGCAGATGGGCACGTTCCAGCCGATCGACCGGCTGCACTCCAACCACAGCGACCGGTTGCCGTGGCAGTACGGCCCGGCCGCGAACGCGTCCGCGAAGAAGTTCCTCAACCTGCGGAAGAAACTGCAGCCCTACACGTACGCGGCGGCGAAGGAGGCCACCCGCACCGGCATGCCGATCGTCCGGGCGATGTATCTGGCCTACCCGGGCGAGCAGGAGGCCTACGCGACGTCCGGCAGCCAGTACCTGTACGGGCCGGACCTGCTGGTGGCGCCGGTGACCACGCCGGGCTCGACCGCGACCACGACGGTGTGGTTCCCGCCCGGCGACAGCTGGACGGACTACTTCACCGGCAGGCGGTACGCGGGTGGGACCAGCGCCGCGATCACCACGACGCTGGACACCATGCCGGTCTTCGTCCGCTCCGGCGCGAAGAAGCCGTAG
- a CDS encoding helix-turn-helix domain-containing protein yields the protein MTSGKRLEDSRHPRGVLYPARLPTFARIPPPEPVEQFVRWFWIPEWQLQPGRSSRQHLIAFPACNLVVEPDGVGLAGPTTRASHRDLTGTGWGVGALLRPAAVPHLVADPAAVRDTYQRMDLPDLHDLVCRAMTGPGDRHRHAVDAFAGWLAARIPPPDREALLANEMATVIDSDPEIRTVKDATVRLSIPARSLQRLAGRYVGLTPLAMIRRRRLQEAAERLRTDPDTALADVAADLGYSDHAHLANEFRAVLGLTLSGYRRSATEP from the coding sequence ATGACCAGCGGGAAGCGGCTTGAAGATTCGCGACATCCGCGGGGTGTCCTCTACCCGGCGCGGCTGCCCACCTTCGCGCGGATCCCGCCGCCCGAGCCGGTCGAGCAGTTCGTGCGGTGGTTCTGGATCCCGGAGTGGCAGCTCCAGCCGGGACGGTCGTCGCGCCAGCACCTGATCGCGTTCCCGGCCTGCAACCTGGTCGTCGAGCCGGACGGGGTCGGGCTCGCCGGGCCGACCACCCGCGCCTCGCACCGGGATTTGACCGGAACCGGCTGGGGCGTCGGCGCCCTGCTCCGGCCGGCCGCGGTGCCGCACCTGGTCGCGGACCCGGCCGCGGTGCGCGACACCTACCAGCGGATGGATCTTCCCGACCTGCACGACCTGGTGTGCCGGGCGATGACCGGGCCCGGCGACCGGCACCGGCACGCCGTCGACGCGTTCGCCGGGTGGCTCGCCGCCCGGATCCCGCCGCCGGACCGGGAGGCGCTGCTGGCCAACGAGATGGCCACGGTCATCGACTCCGATCCGGAGATCCGGACGGTCAAGGACGCGACGGTACGGCTGAGCATCCCGGCCCGATCCCTGCAACGGCTCGCCGGTCGCTACGTCGGGCTGACCCCGCTGGCGATGATCCGCCGGCGCCGCCTGCAGGAGGCCGCCGAACGCCTGCGCACCGACCCGGACACGGCCCTGGCCGACGTCGCCGCGGACCTCGGCTACAGCGACCACGCCCACCTGGCCAACGAGTTCCGCGCGGTCCTCGGCCTGACGCTCAGCGGCTATCGGCGCAGCGCCACCGAACCCTGA
- a CDS encoding glyoxalase/bleomycin resistance/extradiol dioxygenase family protein encodes MTETTKAADGRHTTNGTPHGATALTPFLVIPDARGAIDFYTEIFGARVVDVTEFGKVVAHAVLDFGDGLLQLGEPMPDYGLVAPPEGDQDCYSMGRYCPDVDAVVARAEAAGAVIREAPTTFVSGDRFASIRDPFGVRWSIMTRVEDLSEEESARRVAEWAAQQSQSA; translated from the coding sequence ATGACCGAGACGACGAAGGCCGCGGACGGCCGGCACACCACGAACGGCACACCGCACGGCGCGACCGCTCTGACCCCCTTTCTGGTCATTCCGGACGCGCGCGGGGCGATCGACTTCTACACCGAGATCTTCGGGGCACGGGTGGTGGACGTGACCGAGTTCGGCAAGGTGGTGGCACACGCCGTGCTCGACTTCGGCGACGGGCTGCTGCAGCTCGGCGAGCCGATGCCGGACTACGGCCTGGTCGCGCCGCCGGAGGGGGACCAGGACTGCTACTCGATGGGCCGCTACTGCCCGGACGTGGACGCGGTGGTCGCGCGGGCCGAGGCGGCCGGCGCGGTCATCCGGGAGGCGCCGACCACGTTCGTCTCCGGCGACCGGTTCGCCAGCATCCGGGACCCGTTCGGCGTCCGCTGGTCGATCATGACCCGGGTCGAGGACCTGTCCGAGGAGGAGAGCGCCCGCCGGGTCGCCGAGTGGGCCGCCCAGCAGAGCCAGTCAGCCTGA
- a CDS encoding FAD-binding protein encodes MTFDHTYDVVVVGSGAAGFATALGAADEGLSVLIVEGSAKWGGSTAMSGGGMWLPDNPLMRRAGAGDSRAEALTYLEATVGETGRSTSRERKEAFVDGVTDFVTTAEKHGMVFARSADYPDYYPELPGGKIGRAIEVEPVNSRTIGDWWKTINAPAAMPVKTDDVWLLGRAWSTPAGFGRGAKFVFRALGGVVRGQRLTGIGAGLATSFLRAVVLRGRVPLWLDAPLEELIVEGDRVTGIRITRDGRSVTVGAGRGVMLAGGGFDHNTEWRRRYHGIDGSPSGNPANLGRPIELAQKAGAAVELMDDAWWGGSLAGAPGHGPAFLVGERSLPYSIIVDAHGERFANESESYVDLGHHMLEHDKDGVYWMVADARHARRYLRTFALDPKNNKAMREAGITAKAGTLDELAGRIGVDAARLRATVERFNGFARSGVDGDFGRGNSAYDRYYGDPTVHPNACLGPLEKGPFAAYRIVIGDLGTKGGVVTDPDGRALREDGTVIDGLYSAGNNSASVMGRTYPGPGSTIGPAVVFGLRAARQMARRS; translated from the coding sequence ATGACCTTCGATCACACCTACGACGTGGTCGTGGTGGGCAGCGGCGCGGCCGGGTTCGCCACCGCGCTGGGCGCCGCCGACGAGGGACTCAGCGTGCTGATCGTCGAGGGCAGCGCCAAGTGGGGTGGCAGCACCGCGATGTCCGGCGGCGGCATGTGGCTGCCGGACAACCCGCTGATGCGCCGCGCCGGGGCCGGCGACTCCCGGGCGGAGGCGCTCACCTACCTGGAGGCGACCGTCGGCGAGACCGGGCGGTCCACGTCCCGGGAGCGCAAGGAGGCGTTCGTCGACGGGGTCACCGACTTCGTCACCACCGCCGAGAAGCACGGCATGGTGTTCGCCCGGTCCGCCGACTACCCCGACTACTACCCGGAGCTACCCGGCGGGAAGATCGGCCGGGCGATCGAGGTCGAGCCGGTCAACTCCCGCACGATCGGCGACTGGTGGAAGACGATCAACGCGCCGGCCGCGATGCCGGTCAAGACCGACGACGTGTGGCTGCTGGGCCGGGCCTGGTCGACCCCGGCCGGCTTCGGGCGCGGCGCGAAGTTCGTGTTCCGGGCGCTCGGCGGGGTCGTCCGCGGGCAGCGGCTGACCGGCATCGGGGCCGGGCTGGCCACCTCGTTCCTGCGGGCGGTGGTGCTGCGCGGCCGGGTGCCGCTGTGGCTCGACGCGCCGCTCGAGGAGCTGATCGTCGAGGGCGACCGGGTCACCGGGATCCGGATCACCCGGGACGGGCGGTCGGTGACGGTCGGCGCCGGGCGGGGCGTGATGCTGGCCGGCGGCGGGTTCGACCACAACACCGAGTGGCGGCGGCGGTACCACGGGATCGACGGCTCGCCCTCCGGGAACCCGGCGAACCTGGGACGCCCGATCGAGCTGGCACAGAAGGCCGGCGCCGCGGTCGAGCTGATGGACGACGCCTGGTGGGGCGGGTCGCTGGCGGGCGCGCCGGGGCACGGGCCGGCGTTCCTGGTGGGTGAGCGGTCGCTGCCGTACTCGATCATCGTGGACGCGCACGGCGAGCGGTTCGCCAACGAGTCGGAGTCCTACGTCGACCTCGGGCACCACATGCTCGAACACGACAAGGACGGGGTGTACTGGATGGTCGCCGACGCCCGGCACGCGCGGCGCTACCTGCGTACGTTCGCGCTCGACCCGAAGAACAACAAGGCCATGCGCGAGGCCGGGATCACCGCGAAGGCCGGCACCCTGGACGAGCTCGCCGGACGGATCGGCGTGGACGCGGCCCGGCTGCGGGCGACCGTCGAGCGGTTCAACGGGTTCGCCCGGTCCGGGGTCGACGGGGACTTCGGGCGCGGGAACTCCGCCTACGACCGGTACTACGGCGACCCGACCGTGCACCCGAACGCTTGCCTGGGGCCGCTGGAGAAGGGGCCGTTCGCGGCGTACCGGATCGTCATCGGTGACCTCGGGACCAAGGGTGGCGTGGTCACCGACCCGGACGGCCGGGCGCTGCGCGAGGACGGCACGGTCATCGACGGCCTCTACTCCGCCGGGAACAACTCCGCGTCGGTGATGGGCCGCACCTATCCGGGGCCGGGCTCGACGATCGGTCCCGCGGTCGTCTTCGGCCTGCGCGCCGCCCGGCAGATGGCCCGCCGGTCGTAG
- a CDS encoding M6 family metalloprotease domain-containing protein, with protein MTTARRLLSVLSVTILAVSGALAATPATAAPPGGVDPETPWRMRHWPQTQPWQVDQAAALAKPGGGPQPIDPQRYELPDTMTWSDYRAVPGTNWADPAVPGSERNFKGALVLVDYPNQPFVVTQPANSTIYGNPNGVQNLDRAAVPAFYRDFLNKPGALNHGHTIHEYWMEDSNGRYGIELSAFGVYQMPESSHEYGIENSMQRGQGCPAGDTCGRDLRTDAKAAWTTAVGEAEAAKFDFVFFLSAGQDESSTWQEFGQMKFQTKEDVTDDFGPPDAALPNWNATRYVDWTSWAASSNVWPNATQGSSLQAESSGMSTYAHEFSHILGIGDNYNNPYSVPARRDYSGPWEMLSRGTFNGPGGPHSRWLIPGTSGSSMGAQHMLRNKVKLGIVDDDAVLKLSRDALATSGVVVTRVTAREVEGRGLAGINVTLDGGDRAPACDTATDPFCDGGKYDNYTLEVVDRMGFDSFTPDSGVLLAKTKNADNAPFIWTVDANPQDIDKVDFVLPDGTPQKMTIGDYRQLSDALFHAGTGSGSEFEYTDTANRLQFYVLDRKRDRSGVLSYQVAVRSLDGAGPAARGVQAAPAIARDGKCTIPLRNTGTGDDVFRIAAPGATLPREVVAVDRTASVDVYVKHTTRVTVTSESDPAATVTTTCTVRR; from the coding sequence ATGACGACGGCGCGGCGGTTGCTCTCGGTCCTGTCGGTCACGATCCTGGCGGTGTCCGGCGCGCTCGCCGCGACCCCGGCGACGGCCGCGCCGCCCGGCGGCGTCGACCCGGAGACGCCGTGGCGGATGCGGCACTGGCCGCAGACCCAGCCGTGGCAGGTCGACCAGGCGGCCGCGCTGGCCAAGCCGGGCGGCGGCCCGCAGCCGATCGACCCGCAGCGGTACGAACTGCCGGACACGATGACCTGGTCGGACTACCGGGCGGTGCCCGGGACGAACTGGGCGGACCCGGCGGTGCCCGGCTCGGAGCGGAACTTCAAGGGCGCGCTCGTGCTGGTCGACTACCCGAACCAGCCGTTCGTGGTGACCCAGCCGGCGAACTCCACGATCTACGGCAACCCGAACGGCGTGCAGAACCTGGACCGGGCCGCGGTTCCGGCGTTCTACCGGGACTTCCTCAACAAGCCGGGCGCGCTCAACCACGGGCACACCATCCACGAGTACTGGATGGAGGACTCGAACGGGCGGTACGGCATCGAGCTGAGCGCGTTCGGCGTCTACCAGATGCCGGAGTCGAGTCATGAGTACGGCATCGAGAACTCGATGCAGCGCGGCCAGGGCTGCCCGGCCGGCGACACGTGCGGGCGCGACCTCCGTACCGACGCCAAGGCGGCCTGGACCACGGCGGTGGGTGAGGCCGAAGCGGCCAAGTTCGACTTCGTGTTCTTCCTGTCCGCGGGTCAGGACGAGTCGTCCACCTGGCAGGAGTTCGGCCAGATGAAGTTCCAGACCAAGGAGGACGTCACCGACGACTTCGGGCCGCCGGACGCGGCGCTGCCGAACTGGAACGCGACCCGGTACGTCGACTGGACCTCGTGGGCCGCGTCGTCGAACGTCTGGCCCAACGCGACCCAGGGCAGCTCGCTGCAGGCGGAGAGCTCGGGGATGTCGACCTACGCGCACGAGTTCAGCCACATTCTCGGCATCGGCGACAACTACAACAATCCGTACAGTGTGCCGGCCCGGCGCGACTACAGCGGGCCGTGGGAGATGCTGAGCCGGGGCACGTTCAACGGGCCGGGCGGGCCGCACAGCCGGTGGCTGATCCCGGGCACCTCCGGGTCGTCGATGGGCGCCCAGCACATGCTGCGCAACAAGGTGAAGCTCGGCATCGTCGACGACGACGCGGTGCTCAAGCTGTCCCGGGACGCGCTGGCCACCTCCGGGGTGGTGGTGACCCGGGTGACCGCCCGCGAGGTGGAGGGGCGCGGCCTGGCCGGGATCAACGTGACGCTCGACGGCGGCGACCGTGCACCGGCCTGCGACACCGCGACGGATCCGTTCTGCGACGGCGGGAAGTACGACAACTACACCCTGGAAGTGGTCGACCGGATGGGGTTCGACTCGTTCACGCCGGACTCCGGGGTGCTGCTGGCCAAGACGAAGAACGCGGACAACGCGCCGTTCATCTGGACCGTCGACGCCAACCCGCAGGACATCGACAAGGTGGACTTCGTGCTGCCGGACGGGACGCCGCAGAAGATGACGATCGGGGACTACCGGCAGTTGTCGGACGCGCTGTTCCACGCCGGGACCGGGTCGGGCAGCGAGTTCGAGTACACCGACACCGCCAACCGGCTGCAGTTCTACGTGCTGGACCGGAAGCGGGACCGGAGCGGGGTGCTGTCGTACCAGGTGGCGGTGCGCTCGCTGGACGGCGCCGGGCCGGCCGCTCGTGGCGTGCAGGCAGCGCCGGCGATCGCGCGCGACGGCAAGTGCACGATCCCGCTGCGCAACACCGGCACCGGCGACGACGTCTTCCGGATCGCGGCGCCCGGCGCGACGCTGCCCCGGGAGGTCGTGGCCGTCGACCGGACGGCGTCGGTGGACGTCTACGTCAAGCACACCACCCGGGTCACGGTCACCTCGGAGAGCGACCCGGCCGCGACCGTCACCACCACGTGCACGGTGCGGCGCTGA